The Nitrosarchaeum sp. genomic interval TTATATGGATATATGACTGATTGTCATTTTTATGACAATGTTAAAATATGATTCTTCTGAGTGATACTTATGCTAAATTCCATTCTTGCATATGAAGAAATTCAATCAAAACCGAGAACTGAAAGACAGGTGACATATTTTTGTAGATTGTGTAGAGAGTATGGAATAAAAACACGAAAAGCACATTTACAAAATTATCATAATGCCAATCGCGATACAGTAACAAAGAGAAGCAATCAGGATCTAGTTGATGTTATTTTTATAGAATCTAAATAATGATTTTAATGTTTAATTATATTTTATTAGCAACCTCGATTAGTATTTCCTATGTCTAAACCATTGAAATCTAGTTTTATTGATCATATCAATATGGAAGTAAAAGATTTAGAACAAAGTGTAACATTTTACAAAAATCTTTTTGGATTTGAAATTAAAAAAGAGCAACCTGAAGAGAAATCAAAAATTATTGGTAATGCTAATATCAAACTCTGTCTGTATGAGAATCCTGAGATGAAACCTGAAGGTGCAATTACTCATTTTGGTTTTCATGTTGAAAATTTTGATGAAATAATAATGACATGTAAATCTTTAGGTGTTACAATTCATTATGATGGTCCTGTTCAATTTGAAAAGTCACGTTCTATATACATAAGTGATCCAAATGGATATGATATTGAGCTAAGCGAAGTTTTTGGAGATGGATTATAATGAATACCATTTCAAAAATAATGAGACAAACACAATGAATATACAAGATACTCGTATACTGATTACTGGTGGAACAGGATTTATTGGTTCTAGACTTGCAAAAAAACTACATGATTCTGGTGCAGATATAACAATTCTTGCTAGAAGAAAGCAAGAAAACTTACCTTTTAAAATAATTCTGGATGATCTAACAAATCCTAATTTACACTTTGAACAAAAATTTGATGTTGTGTATCATTTGGCATCTGTGACACCTCTCGAAAAAAATAAAAAAATAATTCGTTCTGTAAATTACGATGGTGTAAAAAATCTTTTTTCTGCTGTATCTGGCGCTAAATTGTTTATTTATATTTCAGGTTTAGCTGTATTTGATCCAAAACACGACAAAATTATAGAAACAACTCCTAAAAAATTTGATACTGAATTCATTAAAACGCGAATCAAAGCGCAAGAATTCCTAGAAGAAAACTGTAAGAAATCAGGAATAAATTTTTCTGTGGCATATCTGGGGGATATCGTATATGGTGACGGTGGATTTTTCAAATCAATGATACTTGATAGAATGCAAAAAGGTACATTCAGAATCCCTGGAAATGGTAAATACATCAAAAATTTCATTCATGTTGAAGATGTTGTTGGCGCATTAATTGAAATTATTCAAAAGGGAGAAACTGGTTCCTATATTTTGACTGATTCTAAACCTATGCCGTTTGTAGAATTTCTAAATTATATCTCTGATAATCTTGGAGTCAAAAAATCAAAAACGGTTCCAACTGCTTTGGCAAAATTAGTATTAGGTTCAGATGCAATTAAACTGTTAACCCGTTCAGTCAGTGCGTCAAATCATAAAATCTCCCAAATCTATGATTTCAAGTTCCCAACTTACAAAGAAGGTCTAAGTAACGTACTTCCTAAATTATGACTCTACATGTATATTTTTTATGAATTAGAAAACTTAAAACCTGCATCCTGTCTTTGATTTTTGAATGGGAAATAGAATCAGAGTAGGATTAGTAGGTATAGGTAATTGTTTTGCAGGCTTAATACAAGGAATTGAATACTATAGACAAAACCCTTCTCAAGAGGTAACAGGTATAATTCATGATAAACTAGCTGGATATGGAATTCATGATATTGATTTTGTATGTGGTTTTGATGTGGGCGATAACAAAGTTGGAACTCCTCTAAATGAAGCAATTTACGCATACCCCAACATGGTTGATTGGATTCCAAAAGAGAAAATGCCAAAAACAAATGCCAAAGTCTATGAAAGTCCACTGTTAGATGGAGTAGGAATTTGGGTTGAAAACCGAATCAAACCTCTTGAATCTAAAAAAACCCATGAACAAATCACTGAAGAAGTAAAAAAAATTATCAAAGAAAATAATGTTGAAATTATTGTGTCTTACTTGCCTGTAGGCTCTGATAAAGTGACAGAATTTTGGGCTCAAATCTGTCTTGACACAAACACTGCTTTTGTAAACTGCATACCTTCCTTTATTGCATCTGATGAAAAATGGGCAAAAAAATTCAAAGAAAAAAATATTCCAGTAATTGGTGATGACATTAAGGGTCAAGTCGGAGCTACAATCGTTCACAGAACACTTGCAAAACTCTGCAGTGATCGTGGAACTAAAATTGAAAAAACTTACCAAATTAACGTAGGTGGAAACACTGATTTCCTAAACATGAAAGAACAAGACCGTTTAGCCTCAAAGAGAATATCTAAAACAGAAAGTGTTCAAAGTCAACTCAAGGAGAGATTAGCGGATGATCAAATTTATGTTGGCCCATCTGATTTTATTCCATTTTTAGGCAATACTAAACTAATGTTTATGCGAATTGAAGGTAGACAATGGGCTAACATTCCGTACAATATGGAAGTTCGTTTAGAAGTAGATGATAAGGCAAATTCTGCTGGTATTGTAATTGATGCTATTAGATTAGCAAAGATTGCACTAGATAGGGGTGTAGGAGGCCCAATTATTCCTGCAAGCGCATATTTAATGAAACATCCTCTTGAACAAATGCCAGATGTTCAAGCGAAAAAAGACTGTGAAAAGTTTGTTGAAGGAAAATAACCCTTAAAATTATTAGATTCTGAATTTATTTCTATTATCTTTTTAAAAGAATCCCTTTGATTTCTTATTTTGGCTCAACACTTTATACGTAAAAATATGATCTAATTCTATTTTTATATAAAATTTAGGCTCGATTTTTAGTATTTCTAATCGTTGAAAATCTATGCTAAATGATATTCTAATTTCATAATAACCACCGTTACGAAAAAAATGATAGTAAACCAAGAAAAATTAATCAATTATGTCAACTAAACTTGTTAACCATCGATTATCCAACCAATTGAGAAAATAATTTCATTGGTTCATATTAAAAAAGTAGAGATCTTTGGTTTCAAATCATTTGGGTTCAAAAATACTACAGTTATGTTTGAACCAGGATTAGTTTCGATCTCTGGTCCAAACGGTTCTGGAAAAAGTAACATTCTTGATGCAATAATTTTTGCACTTGGTGAAAACAAACCAAAAATGATGAGAGTGGACAAACTTCGATCTCTTATTCATGATATTGAAGGTAATAGACATGGACCAAAGATGGCCCGATCTAGTGTTCATTTTGATAATTCCGACAGAAAAATTCCTGTAGATTCTGATTCAGTAGAAATTACTAGAGAGATGGATGATAAGGGTGAAAATAATTATTATCTAAATAAAAAACCAATCAATCGAAGTCAGATATTAGATTTATTGGATGTTGCAAATGCTGGGTTGGGTCAGCTTAATGCAGTGCAACAAGGAACTGTTACTAGGATTTCTGAATTTACATCTGAAGAAAAACGAAAAACAATTGAAGATTTAATTGGTCTGTCTTACTTTGATGAGAAAAAAACTGAAGCCATCAAACAACTTGATGATGCTGATAGACGATTAGAGATTGCACTAGCAAAGATGGGTGAAATTAAAAAAAGAATTGATGATCTTGAAGAAGAAAGAAATCAAAAACTACGCCATGATATTCTTGAAAGAGAACTAAATCGTTACAAAGCTATTGCCGCCTCAAATAAACTACGCCTAATAATAAGTCAAAAGACCTCCAAAGAAGACACATTTAACAAAATTAATACGGAAATTAAGACATTTGATGAAGAGAGAATTCAGATTAGAAATGAAATTAATGCTTTAGATGCTGAAAAATCAAAATTAATGACTGCTGCAAATGATTACAGTCAGGCTAAGGCTGCTATTGATTCTGAACTAAGTGCTGCAATGGAACAATACGAAATCGATAACAGTGCAATTGTTGCATCAAACCAACGACTAAAACAAATTGAAATAAGAATTCCTGAAATTCAAAATGAAATTGAAGCAATTAATCAAACTGGACAAGAAATCCAATCAAATATTTTACAATGTCAAGAATCAATCAATGAAATTAACATAAAAAAGAATAAAATCAATGATGACTTAGAAGTTATTGATTCTGAAAGAAATAAAATACTAACAGAACAATCTATTGCAGCATCTAAAAAATCTGAAATAGATAATAAGATAAAATTGCTCTCTGATCAACTTAATGATACAAAACTTAAACTATCGAAAGTTGAAAATGAAAAAGATGAATCCCAAATTAAAATTAAATCCAATTCTACACGATTATCTGAATTGGAACAAGATGTTGTAAAACTTTCTACCTTAAAATTAAGATTAGAAACTATCATTGCTAATCATAATGCTTCTATCTCTGAATTACAATCAAGAATAGCAAGATTAAATTCCAAAAAATCAAAAACTGTAAATGATATTGAAGAACTTGATTTAATTTTAGAAAAATCTAGTAAGGCTGCTGCTCAATATGAATCAAAAATTAAAACTGTAAAAGGAATAATGCATGAAGATTACACTGTTGCTAAATTGAAAGAAGATGCAGATAAGCTTGGAATTCAAGGTTTAGTTTATGAAATGATTTCTTGGGATAAACAATATGAGCGTGCAGTACTTGCTGTAAGCTCTGATTGGATTAAGGCAATCGTTGTACCTGACTTTGCAACTCTACTTGGAATTGCAGAAGTCGCACGTTCAAAAAATCTACCAAAATTAAAAATAATACCGCTTGACGCAATTCCAAAATTCAAATTAGATTTACCAAAAGATCCTGGTGTAATTGGTGTGCTTTCCGACTATGTGAAATG includes:
- a CDS encoding VOC family protein, whose protein sequence is MSKPLKSSFIDHINMEVKDLEQSVTFYKNLFGFEIKKEQPEEKSKIIGNANIKLCLYENPEMKPEGAITHFGFHVENFDEIIMTCKSLGVTIHYDGPVQFEKSRSIYISDPNGYDIELSEVFGDGL
- a CDS encoding NAD(P)-dependent oxidoreductase: MNIQDTRILITGGTGFIGSRLAKKLHDSGADITILARRKQENLPFKIILDDLTNPNLHFEQKFDVVYHLASVTPLEKNKKIIRSVNYDGVKNLFSAVSGAKLFIYISGLAVFDPKHDKIIETTPKKFDTEFIKTRIKAQEFLEENCKKSGINFSVAYLGDIVYGDGGFFKSMILDRMQKGTFRIPGNGKYIKNFIHVEDVVGALIEIIQKGETGSYILTDSKPMPFVEFLNYISDNLGVKKSKTVPTALAKLVLGSDAIKLLTRSVSASNHKISQIYDFKFPTYKEGLSNVLPKL
- a CDS encoding inositol-3-phosphate synthase yields the protein MGNRIRVGLVGIGNCFAGLIQGIEYYRQNPSQEVTGIIHDKLAGYGIHDIDFVCGFDVGDNKVGTPLNEAIYAYPNMVDWIPKEKMPKTNAKVYESPLLDGVGIWVENRIKPLESKKTHEQITEEVKKIIKENNVEIIVSYLPVGSDKVTEFWAQICLDTNTAFVNCIPSFIASDEKWAKKFKEKNIPVIGDDIKGQVGATIVHRTLAKLCSDRGTKIEKTYQINVGGNTDFLNMKEQDRLASKRISKTESVQSQLKERLADDQIYVGPSDFIPFLGNTKLMFMRIEGRQWANIPYNMEVRLEVDDKANSAGIVIDAIRLAKIALDRGVGGPIIPASAYLMKHPLEQMPDVQAKKDCEKFVEGK
- a CDS encoding chromosome segregation SMC family protein; translated protein: MVHIKKVEIFGFKSFGFKNTTVMFEPGLVSISGPNGSGKSNILDAIIFALGENKPKMMRVDKLRSLIHDIEGNRHGPKMARSSVHFDNSDRKIPVDSDSVEITREMDDKGENNYYLNKKPINRSQILDLLDVANAGLGQLNAVQQGTVTRISEFTSEEKRKTIEDLIGLSYFDEKKTEAIKQLDDADRRLEIALAKMGEIKKRIDDLEEERNQKLRHDILERELNRYKAIAASNKLRLIISQKTSKEDTFNKINTEIKTFDEERIQIRNEINALDAEKSKLMTAANDYSQAKAAIDSELSAAMEQYEIDNSAIVASNQRLKQIEIRIPEIQNEIEAINQTGQEIQSNILQCQESINEINIKKNKINDDLEVIDSERNKILTEQSIAASKKSEIDNKIKLLSDQLNDTKLKLSKVENEKDESQIKIKSNSTRLSELEQDVVKLSTLKLRLETIIANHNASISELQSRIARLNSKKSKTVNDIEELDLILEKSSKAAAQYESKIKTVKGIMHEDYTVAKLKEDADKLGIQGLVYEMISWDKQYERAVLAVSSDWIKAIVVPDFATLLGIAEVARSKNLPKLKIIPLDAIPKFKLDLPKDPGVIGVLSDYVKCDQSHSSLKTFLFGNVVLVDSRDSAYRISKLGHKAVTITGEYFEAKGGAVIIDINSKISKLTKIISMSTDIDGLLESINLLKKYVLKKKNSLKKLEDSIQSYTKRLSLSEQGLASTDENYSHLKSRISSAINMKQQLTERISELNKRHATLLVDVSSNESHIESLNSRITIVEENYASGEQTRIANELSKINEKKSNLEKLYTTIMNEYRDKDSQLTTLLNEENRKQSLIKSLNDEISSLNSQHEELENKIKELEIRKESKTSMLVTLREKEQELISTSGSSIGQLKEYDDKLKILSEKDKELTKEINSLERQSDSLTRDLHELNENETKLNAILSSFGFDKNIEIFDVEPIVHGLTTEFNSLNALNAKAPETYLEVSYGYRSMSVRKNSLEEERNSIVKFIEDIEKDKRQTFLDAFDKVDKEIRLIFSKMTGGNAWLELQNEDDIFNSGISYMIQFPNKPKRESTSISGGEKTLAAIVFVLALQKLKPSPFYLFDEVDAHLDAPNSERLAKILEERSQESQFIMVSLKDSVVQKAKLIYGVYPKNGVSYVVTYKDKRMPSVKTS